From a region of the Williamwhitmania taraxaci genome:
- a CDS encoding DNA methyltransferase: MEKKSSFIHQIEEFRQSNVLIADSISIGNQAIVRYTGEFWTAKQRQANALHEISYRACFKPQLPRFFIEHLTQPGDKVYDPFSGRGTTALEAALMGRVPVANDINPLSAMMAAPRLLPPMVEEVKQRLSEIDLSPSNSTEIDLTMFYHTDTFRELLNLRSYLIGKDGNGSLDSTDRWIRMVATNRLTGHSTNFFSGYTFPPNQAVSANRQRLINQKREQVPPYKNVKEIIVKKTKDLLKGIAEKERSTLFGIAAQAQFVTGPADSTKAISADSVALTITSPPFLDIVQYSDDNWLRCWFNGIDADAVASGITMSKKVEDWCIVMQGVFDELFRITKPGGYVAFEVGEVKNGKIKLDEAVVPLGIGAGFICEVIVINAQEFTKTANIWGVSNNSKGTNTNRIVVFRKNTATKLGGS, from the coding sequence ATGGAAAAGAAGTCATCATTTATCCATCAAATAGAGGAATTTAGGCAAAGCAACGTGCTAATTGCCGACAGCATTTCCATTGGCAACCAAGCCATAGTCCGCTACACGGGGGAGTTCTGGACTGCCAAGCAGCGTCAGGCCAATGCTCTGCACGAAATATCATACCGTGCCTGCTTTAAACCACAGCTGCCACGCTTTTTTATTGAACACCTAACCCAACCCGGCGACAAAGTTTATGATCCCTTTAGCGGCCGAGGCACTACTGCGCTGGAGGCAGCACTTATGGGTCGTGTTCCGGTGGCTAACGATATAAATCCACTCAGCGCAATGATGGCGGCACCCCGATTGCTGCCACCTATGGTGGAAGAGGTAAAGCAGCGACTGTCCGAAATAGACCTATCTCCATCCAATTCGACGGAGATTGACCTTACCATGTTCTACCATACTGATACTTTTCGTGAGTTGCTGAATTTACGCAGCTACCTTATTGGCAAAGATGGTAATGGAAGCCTCGACTCAACAGATCGTTGGATACGCATGGTGGCAACTAACCGCCTAACGGGCCACTCTACCAACTTCTTCTCGGGCTATACCTTTCCGCCCAACCAGGCAGTAAGTGCCAATAGGCAGCGGCTGATCAACCAAAAGCGAGAGCAGGTACCTCCCTATAAAAATGTGAAGGAGATCATCGTTAAAAAAACCAAAGATCTACTGAAAGGGATCGCCGAAAAGGAGCGCAGCACACTTTTCGGCATAGCCGCTCAAGCGCAATTTGTAACCGGCCCGGCCGACTCAACAAAAGCCATTTCGGCCGATTCTGTGGCACTAACCATAACCTCGCCCCCATTCCTCGATATTGTGCAATACTCCGACGACAACTGGCTCCGATGCTGGTTCAACGGAATTGATGCCGATGCGGTTGCCTCCGGCATCACCATGTCGAAAAAGGTGGAGGATTGGTGCATCGTAATGCAGGGAGTATTTGATGAACTTTTCCGCATCACCAAACCGGGAGGCTACGTTGCATTTGAGGTAGGCGAAGTAAAGAATGGAAAGATTAAACTCGACGAAGCGGTTGTTCCGCTAGGAATTGGTGCCGGATTTATCTGCGAGGTTATTGTTATCAACGCACAAGAGTTCACCAAGACTGCCAACATTTGGGGCGTTAGTAATAATTCAAAAGGAACCAACACCAATAGGATTGTGGTATTTCGGAAAAACACAGCAACGAAGTTAGGCGGAAGTTAA
- a CDS encoding tRNA/rRNA methyltransferase: protein MEITFILVEPAREENIGAAARAMKTMGFNNLRLVNPGNYLGERALATAHASTEILEQAVVFSTLNDAISDIDFVVGSAAKHRNVKDDSHWVGDLPRILSEKGASVSSVAVVFGCEESGLSNEDLALCHIVSTIPMRSKYPSLNLGQAVMVYAYELSKINLLYSRKKEHKVTEAEYAVVRQRLTNILTDVGMEPKIQDRIVDRFALLGEEDISLFHRFFQKYSKPKS from the coding sequence ATGGAAATCACCTTTATTCTGGTTGAGCCCGCTCGAGAGGAAAATATTGGAGCTGCTGCTCGGGCTATGAAAACAATGGGCTTTAATAATCTTAGACTGGTGAACCCCGGTAACTATCTTGGTGAGCGAGCTCTGGCAACGGCACACGCTTCAACGGAAATTCTTGAACAGGCCGTTGTCTTTAGTACGCTAAATGATGCAATCTCGGATATCGACTTTGTGGTTGGCTCTGCGGCTAAACATCGAAATGTAAAGGATGATTCCCATTGGGTGGGCGATCTTCCCAGGATACTCAGCGAGAAAGGAGCAAGTGTTAGTTCAGTTGCCGTTGTATTTGGTTGCGAAGAGTCGGGCTTATCCAACGAGGATCTTGCCTTGTGCCACATCGTCTCCACCATACCTATGCGAAGCAAATACCCCTCGCTCAACCTTGGTCAAGCGGTAATGGTTTATGCCTATGAACTGTCGAAAATTAATCTGTTATATTCCCGCAAAAAAGAGCACAAGGTTACGGAGGCTGAGTATGCCGTGGTTAGGCAACGGTTAACAAATATCCTTACTGATGTTGGTATGGAGCCAAAAATCCAAGATCGGATTGTTGATCGTTTTGCCCTCTTGGGGGAGGAGGATATCTCCCTGTTTCATCGTTTTTTTCAAAAGTATTCGAAACCGAAATCGTAA